The Oleiphilus messinensis DNA segment TCGGCATGCCTATCATTTTTTAGCCTATTCCAGGCAATCGGAAAACTATTGAGTGCATCATATTTATATTCCAATTTCTGTAACTCAGGCCTCTTGTTGTAAGAATATCCTCTTACCCACACTAAATGCTTATTAGACAATGACTCCAGACCATTCCATTGATACCTTTCTTTCTTATATATCGCCCCTGTCTGCTCTACAAATAAAGGGTGTTTAGGTCTAATCATTCCATCGATGATGTTGTGCTGTATATTCCCGAGCATCATGTGGGCTTTCTTCTTCGAAACAAGGAGTTGAGCTCTTTTCCAGGGAACAAAGGCGATTTTTATCTTATACTTTTGAGAGTCATATACTGCACCCAATATATCGAAAATGAGCCCACTACCATCCGCGTTTGTATAACCTTTGTACTCAGGTGTAACGACAGAAATCATGGCTCTTTCTTCTGCATAGGAGAAAAAAGAAACAAAAGAAAGCGTTAAGCATAAAGCATGGATAAAAGGCATTATTCAATTGTCCTCATACATTCAGGCGCTGAGTCGGCTATTCACAAATACTTTTAAAAAACTTAAATGCTCTTTGTCCTCATAGCCAATAACTACCATCCAAACGAACATCATCCCCGCTCCCAAATGTCCACATTAAAACCAGTCTTTTGAACATTTCACTGAACCAGTTAAGAATACGAATAAGCTACAACAGCAGACTAAAAGGAGGATGCTGGAACTTGGCACTTCTCCGATTTCCATCAACTCCTTAAATACTCAATCTATAAAGTAGTTTGGATGCAATCCACAATATGCGCAATCAACAATTATCCAAATAACGAACAATCCAAATTCGCAACCTTCATGCGCACTATATTGAACAAAGTCTAGTATTTCATTTTAAAAAATATAAAACGAAACTCATTCGCTACATGCAAACTTTTGGAGTTCTAAATGTCGAAAACCATATTGATCGTTGATGATTCTGCTAGCGTCAGGCACGTGGTATCTGAAGCACTATCAGCAGTCGGTTATAATGTCATCGAAGCTGAGGATGGCAAAGATGGCCTAGCCAAACTCAATACACGCCGAGTTCACCTAATTATCTCAGACGTCAATATGCCCAACATGGATGGCATTTCAATGGCAAAAGAGATTAAACAAAACCCCCAACATAAGTTTACTCCTATAGTAATGCTAACTACCGAAGGCGACGATAAGACAAAACAAGCTGGCAAGGCCGCAGGTGTTAGGGCATGGATGGTTAAACCCTTCAAACCTGAACAGATGATTCAAGCAGTAAAAACTTTGGTACCTTAAGATGTTCCGTTTTGAAGTTATAGAAACAGAAACACATAAGGAAGTATCAATTGGTGGCGAGCTTACAATTTACTGCGCTGAAGATTTATTCACAAATTATGTTAAGTCATTTTCGACCGATAAGCATGTCTTACTAAGACTAGATGAAGTGGAAGAAGTTGATACTTCTGGGATACAGATCTTGCTCATGCTTAAAAAACAAATCAAGAGTAAGGGGCACAATATTTCATTGGGACCAGTTTCTAAATGCGTTGAACGATATGTGAGCCTGTTCGATCTAACATCAAGATTCGATGCGGCTGA contains these protein-coding regions:
- a CDS encoding substrate-binding periplasmic protein is translated as MPFIHALCLTLSFVSFFSYAEERAMISVVTPEYKGYTNADGSGLIFDILGAVYDSQKYKIKIAFVPWKRAQLLVSKKKAHMMLGNIQHNIIDGMIRPKHPLFVEQTGAIYKKERYQWNGLESLSNKHLVWVRGYSYNKRPELQKLEYKYDALNSFPIAWNRLKNDRHADVLVSSLTELRIYESLDYIDLSDFEVNVLWSENAYIAFSDEPFSKKLAEIYDRKIIDLLESGRLKAMFLEAGHPFQEGIWVNQ
- a CDS encoding response regulator produces the protein MSKTILIVDDSASVRHVVSEALSAVGYNVIEAEDGKDGLAKLNTRRVHLIISDVNMPNMDGISMAKEIKQNPQHKFTPIVMLTTEGDDKTKQAGKAAGVRAWMVKPFKPEQMIQAVKTLVP
- a CDS encoding STAS domain-containing protein; the protein is MFRFEVIETETHKEVSIGGELTIYCAEDLFTNYVKSFSTDKHVLLRLDEVEEVDTSGIQILLMLKKQIKSKGHNISLGPVSKCVERYVSLFDLTSRFDAADWL